A section of the Paenibacillus yonginensis genome encodes:
- a CDS encoding ATP-binding cassette domain-containing protein, which yields METNRAGQETAPVSGTTEPVLKFEQLSYAYGKKREYPVLLNAAGSLEAGSWVSLVGPNGCGKSTLAKLLGGLLRPQAGQIWIEGEVLTPLSAHRLCRKVKMVFQNPENQFIGSTVEEDIAFGLEGQCLPRCEMRSRVAEYARKLGIEALLHKHPGELSGGQKQRVAIASVLAMQPKLVIFDEASSMLDEKSRKELLQVLKDLRASGNYTLLSITHDPDEVLQSDRVLVLDNGGIREDLRPEGLFAREDLLAACRLSRPFRIQMQQALGDYGIRLSNSLKDGSLEEILCPLLSRM from the coding sequence ATGGAGACCAACCGTGCAGGCCAAGAAACAGCTCCTGTTTCCGGCACTACGGAGCCTGTCCTGAAGTTTGAGCAATTGTCTTACGCTTATGGGAAAAAACGTGAATATCCCGTTCTGCTGAACGCGGCGGGCAGCCTGGAGGCTGGAAGCTGGGTCAGCCTGGTCGGCCCCAACGGGTGCGGCAAATCAACCCTGGCCAAGCTGCTCGGCGGGCTGCTCAGACCGCAGGCCGGGCAGATCTGGATCGAAGGGGAAGTTTTGACGCCGCTGTCGGCTCACCGGCTGTGTCGTAAAGTCAAAATGGTGTTCCAGAATCCGGAGAACCAGTTTATTGGATCCACAGTGGAGGAAGACATAGCTTTTGGGCTGGAAGGCCAATGTCTGCCGCGCTGTGAAATGCGGAGCCGGGTGGCCGAATATGCCCGGAAGCTGGGGATTGAGGCCCTGCTGCACAAGCATCCGGGAGAGCTGTCAGGCGGGCAGAAGCAGCGGGTGGCTATCGCTTCGGTGCTGGCGATGCAGCCAAAGCTGGTGATTTTTGACGAGGCCTCCTCCATGCTGGACGAGAAATCCCGCAAAGAACTGCTTCAGGTGCTGAAGGATTTAAGGGCATCGGGGAATTATACCCTCCTCTCCATTACACATGATCCCGATGAAGTGCTTCAGAGCGACCGTGTGCTTGTGTTGGACAACGGCGGCATCCGGGAGGACCTGCGGCCGGAAGGGCTGTTTGCCAGGGAGGATTTGCTTGCGGCCTGCCGGCTGTCGCGTCCATTCCGGATACAGATGCAGCAGGCGCTTGGCGATTATGGAATCCGGCTTTCAAACTCTTTGAAGGACGGATCGCTGGAGGAGATCCTATGTCCGCTACTTTCGAGAATGTAA
- a CDS encoding ATP-binding cassette domain-containing protein — protein sequence MSATFENVSFAYDDKTLLRQQALSEVNLQIEPGSFTAVAGPTGCGKSTLLQMFGGLLEPSAGRIQVLDTVLQAGTKSPKLKELRRRVGLVFQFPEHQLFAETVEQDLCFAPLNFGLPLAEAKQRAVRALRQIGLPEELLSRSPFELSGGQMRKAAIAAVLVMDPDILVLDEPGASLDPASRGELTELLLKLCREQGKTVIVVTHRMDELLPYADRWILMKEGSSLFQGTAAEMVRKLPVLEAEGLELPECMHWWHRLDEHFDLRNEQPVFTAAALAELTAKLLKPKGQRQEKADAEKVESGSGVEVNDMNNMNGKNINGINEFGGNSTGGVNKADGVGRSLKLKPHLAAIPIPIEISGGAGG from the coding sequence ATGTCCGCTACTTTCGAGAATGTAAGTTTCGCTTATGATGATAAGACGCTGCTTCGCCAGCAGGCGCTGAGTGAGGTGAATCTGCAGATCGAACCGGGCAGCTTTACGGCGGTAGCTGGGCCTACAGGCTGCGGCAAATCAACGCTGCTGCAGATGTTCGGCGGACTGCTGGAGCCGTCGGCAGGCCGCATCCAGGTGTTGGACACCGTGCTTCAAGCCGGAACCAAATCCCCGAAGCTCAAGGAGCTTAGGCGCCGGGTGGGGCTGGTCTTCCAGTTCCCCGAGCATCAGCTGTTTGCAGAGACGGTGGAACAGGATTTGTGTTTTGCCCCCTTAAACTTCGGGCTGCCGCTTGCAGAAGCCAAGCAGCGAGCCGTGAGGGCGCTGCGGCAGATCGGGCTGCCGGAAGAGCTGCTCAGCCGAAGCCCTTTTGAATTAAGCGGCGGTCAGATGCGCAAAGCGGCTATCGCTGCGGTGCTGGTGATGGACCCGGACATCCTGGTCTTGGATGAACCGGGGGCTTCGCTGGACCCGGCCAGCCGCGGCGAGCTGACCGAGCTGCTGCTGAAGCTCTGCCGGGAGCAGGGCAAAACGGTGATCGTTGTGACGCACCGGATGGATGAACTGCTGCCCTATGCAGACCGCTGGATTCTGATGAAGGAAGGCAGCAGCTTGTTTCAGGGCACGGCGGCAGAAATGGTGCGTAAGCTGCCGGTGCTGGAGGCGGAGGGTTTAGAGCTGCCGGAGTGTATGCATTGGTGGCATCGGCTGGATGAGCATTTTGATCTGCGTAACGAACAGCCGGTCTTTACGGCCGCTGCGCTGGCTGAGCTGACGGCGAAACTGCTGAAACCAAAGGGACAGAGGCAGGAGAAGGCCGATGCAGAGAAGGTCGAATCTGGCAGTGGCGTAGAGGTTAACGATATGAACAACATGAACGGCAAGAACATTAACGGTATTAATGAATTTGGCGGTAATAGCACCGGCGGCGTCAATAAAGCTGATGGAGTGGGCCGATCCCTCAAGCTTAAGCCCCATCTTGCTGCTATTCCAATTCCAATAGAGATTTCGGGAGGTGCAGGAGGATGA